The Deltaproteobacteria bacterium DNA window CACGCACTTTATGTTCAGCCACGACAACCTGTGCGAAGAAAACCGATACGTCGGCAACGTCGTCGGAGTGTTCGTCATGTACTCCAAAGGCGTCTCGCTGCTTCGCAACGTGCTGGCCGCCTCGACGGGAGCGGCGGGTATGGGCCTCGGCCTCAAGGAGGCCAGTGCGCTGGTCGCCCGGGAGAATCACATCATCCGAAACGATACCGGCGTATACATCGACACGTCGCCGTTCGAGCCGGGCACCGTCGACGTGTTCGAGGACAATACGATTCAGCTCTGCCGCACGGCGATTCTTTTCCACGCGGCCACGACCGGCAATCGATTTTCCTCGAACCTGCTTCGCGGAAATGGGGAACAGGTGCGTGTCGATGGCGGCGGCGACGCGGCGGGATCGGAATGGCACGGCAACGATTTCGACGACTACCGCGGATACGATCTGGACGGCGACGGGTACGGCGACATCCCCCATGTTCAGCGAAGACTCTCCGCCGAGTTGCGCGCGACCTATCCGGAACTCGACTTTTTTTCGGGCTCCCCCGCGATGTTTCTCGTCAATGCGATGGCGGAGATACTGCCTCTCTATGCTCCCCGAACCATACTGACCGACGCGAGGCCGCGAATGAGCGCCCGGGCGCCGGGAGAAACCCATGCGGATTGAAACCCGGGGCCTTTCGCGCCGCTTCGGCAAGGTCGCGGCGTTGACCGACGTCACGCTCGAAATTCCATCCGGCGGAAAGATCGGCCTGATCGGGCCCAACGGCTCCGGCAAGTCGACCATGACGCGCATTCTCGTCGGCTTGCTGGCCTACGAAGGACGCGTCGAAATGGACGGCCTGTCCCCGCGTCGGGACCGTGGGAATCTGGCGGGAAGAATCGCATACGTGCCGCAGGTGGCGCCGAATCTCGCCGCGCCGGTCGGGGAACTGGTCGCGGCGATCGCATCGTTTCGCCGGATCGCGCCCGTGGAAGTTTTTCGGATCGGCGCCCAACTCGACATCGACATTGCCTCCCTCGCGGAGAAGCCGTTTCGACGTCTTTCCGGGGGCATGAAGCAGAAGATCCTCATCGCCCTCGCGCTGTCCGCGCGGGCCGATTGCTTCATCATGGACGAGCCGACCGCGAGCCTCGATGCCCAGGCTCGCGAGAAATTTTTCCGCCTTTTCGCCGAACGCTGCGCGGAGAAAACCGTCATTCTCTGCTCTCATCGTCTGGAGGAAATGCGTCATCTGGTCGACCATGTCATCGTGCTCGACGAAGGGCGTTCGTCGTATGCGGGAGACGCCGACCGCTATCTCGCCGCCCACGCCCTGAGCACCATCCAAGTGCGCGTTGCGCGCGACGACGCGGCGTCGTGGATTCGTGAACTGGGCTTCGCCCGGGGGGCCGGGGACTGGTGGTACCGTACGGTGGACCAGACCGAGAAAAACCGGTTGCTTCCCCAACTGGCCGAGCACCTCGGCGACCGCGTCGACAACCTTCATATCCGGGACCTCGAGTCCATTTCGATCGATCCCGAAAACGGTGCGTCATGAAAAAGTCCCTGCCCGCCATCGCGGTCGCGCTGGTCGTTCTCGCGGCAGTTTTCATCGCGATCGAGATTTCCGGGCGTCGCCCGGACGGACCCGTCGAGCCTTCATGGGACCGCGAATCCTGCGCTCACTGCCGCATGCACGTCAGCGAAAGGGCTTTTGCCGCGCAGATCCAGGACACCGACGGTCGCGTGTCCTTCTTCGACGACCCGGGCTGCCTTTTCGCGTATGTCGACAAGCGAGGGCCGACTCTGCACGCCGTCTATTTCCGGCACTTGGAGAAGGACGAGTGGATCGCCGAGGCGGATGTGGCGTTCAGCCCCGTTTCCGCTTCCCCAATGGGGTACGGCCTCGGGGCCGTTCGGGCCGGCACTCTCGGGACCATCCCGCTGGAAGAGGCGCGTCGTCGCGCCCTTGATCCTCACGATCCGGGAGACGGCCATGTCCCGGCGCACTGAGTTCGCGGCTTCCGCGAGGCTCGACCTGATGGACGCGCTGCGTTCCCGCTGGGTCGTCTCGAACGGGGTGTTGTATGCGATTCTCGCGACGGTCTTCGTATTTGTGGCGATGCGCGAATCGAACGTGATGGGTTTCACGGGGACGACGCGCGTTCTCATGTCGTTCGCGCACGCCCTGCTGCTGCTGCTGCCGCTGCTGTCGCTGATCGCAACAGGGTCTTCCCTGAATCGTTCGCGCGAGGACGGCGCGCTGGAGTTGCTGTTTTCCCATCCGCTCGCGCCCGGAGACTACTATCTCGCCGTCACCTCGGTGCGCTTCGTACTGGTCGCGGGGCCGCTGGTCGTTATCATGCTCGCCATGCCGCTCTACGCGCGCGTCGCGTTCGGCGACGACGTGCCGTGGGTCTTCGTCTTCCGCTCACTGGTCGTGTGCGTCTCGCTCGCGTGGTGTTTCACCGGCATCGGGATGTTCGTGTCCATATGGGTGTCGAGTCCGGCGAGGGCGATGACCTACGCGCTGCTGATTTGGGCCGCCTCCGTCGCCCTGCTCGATTTTGTGCTCATCGGACTCATGCTGCGCTGGCGATTGAACGCGCAAGCCGTGTTTTTGCTGGCCTCGCTGAATCCTGTCCAGGCGTCGCGAATGGCGCTCCTGGCCTTCGCCGATCCCGAGTTGTCCGTGCTCGGTCCCGTGGGGTTTTATCTCGCGGGAAAAATCG harbors:
- the nosD gene encoding nitrous oxide reductase family maturation protein NosD, which produces MSPGDDIRSAIDSARPGEAICLKPGQYEGPLLIADRVTLWGGRDAIIRSSGLENTITMTGGGPALLGLTVQGSGSRFDKQDSAIHVVADDARVEGVRITGALFGIVVDKSRRVTLRGNTIRGTDEEQIGLRGDTIRLWETSDSLVENNVVTHGRDVVVWYSSRNTFRKNVIENSRYGTHFMFSHDNLCEENRYVGNVVGVFVMYSKGVSLLRNVLAASTGAAGMGLGLKEASALVARENHIIRNDTGVYIDTSPFEPGTVDVFEDNTIQLCRTAILFHAATTGNRFSSNLLRGNGEQVRVDGGGDAAGSEWHGNDFDDYRGYDLDGDGYGDIPHVQRRLSAELRATYPELDFFSGSPAMFLVNAMAEILPLYAPRTILTDARPRMSARAPGETHAD
- a CDS encoding ABC transporter ATP-binding protein; the encoded protein is MRIETRGLSRRFGKVAALTDVTLEIPSGGKIGLIGPNGSGKSTMTRILVGLLAYEGRVEMDGLSPRRDRGNLAGRIAYVPQVAPNLAAPVGELVAAIASFRRIAPVEVFRIGAQLDIDIASLAEKPFRRLSGGMKQKILIALALSARADCFIMDEPTASLDAQAREKFFRLFAERCAEKTVILCSHRLEEMRHLVDHVIVLDEGRSSYAGDADRYLAAHALSTIQVRVARDDAASWIRELGFARGAGDWWYRTVDQTEKNRLLPQLAEHLGDRVDNLHIRDLESISIDPENGAS
- a CDS encoding ABC transporter permease subunit; amino-acid sequence: MSRRTEFAASARLDLMDALRSRWVVSNGVLYAILATVFVFVAMRESNVMGFTGTTRVLMSFAHALLLLLPLLSLIATGSSLNRSREDGALELLFSHPLAPGDYYLAVTSVRFVLVAGPLVVIMLAMPLYARVAFGDDVPWVFVFRSLVVCVSLAWCFTGIGMFVSIWVSSPARAMTYALLIWAASVALLDFVLIGLMLRWRLNAQAVFLLASLNPVQASRMALLAFADPELSVLGPVGFYLAGKIGTAKLFVLGSAWPCVCGAAAWWLGRRAFRNGDLV